tggcaccattgtacatgcccttaagcGAGAGCAGCCAAGCAAAGCCTCGGTGGACGTTGGCCCGTACGCAACACGAGAACCGCGTGAGCGAGCGCCTGCCCGATCATCCCTTGGTCGACGCAAACGACGCACCCGGTCCGTAGTCGGTCGCGCTGTACCACCCCAACCTGGGATGTCCCGCACAGTCGCACACTCGCACGTACGGTGTGCCGCTTGGCTTTGGCAGGAAATCCCGTCTCTGTCACTCCGTGGGCATTTCTGCGAAGGCTGCCGAACGGCATCCTGCGCAGCTTGATTTTTCAGCAGCTAGCACTGCATCAGCAACAAAACATCAAGGGAGccgggttttttttttaaaaaaaaaaatctgGTTCCTACGAAAACCCGGGCGTTTCAGACATGCTTAACCACGGTACCACGCCGGACGTGCATATCGCAGACGCCATGCACGTGAACCCGCAGCGCCAGAAGAAACACGCATGGTGGATGTACTGCGTGCGCACAGTATACAGACGTACGTAGCGTAGCGTACGGCCCTCGTCGAGGaccacacgcgcgcgcgcgcgtcgATCGACCGACAGTGGCACAGCGCAGTGCCGCTCCTTTTCGTACGTGCCCCTGGCAAGCTGGCGAAGCTCAGAGCAACAGCCAGACAGGCTCGACAACAACGGCTTATCTCCATCGATCCACTGTAGCACGTTTGCCGCTGCACGCCGGCGAGGCGATCGACGACGCGAGCCTGCCCGTCACCACAATTTAACCACCCGGCTCCGCCAAGGCAGCCGCCGAACTTCATCCGGAGATGAGATGGATCTCCCGGGATGCCGTTCGCTCCTCGCCAGTTCCGGGATTACGTACATTGGGGTGATTTTCTCCGTTGAGTTCGACCATACATTAGCTGTTGCTCGATCCCATCCCAGGGAAGCGTGAGCTGTCGTGACACAGACAGACGTGCACGTAATGTGCGGCGGCGTCAGGATATTGGCAGCCGCAGCTATCATATCAATCAGcattcccctcccctcccctcctccgtcATGTTCAATTTCGGGCTTGGTTTTCTCCGTGATTTGAGTCGTCCATCAAATGCACCAGCTAGCTGGACCGAGACGCTGGAGGAATACATATTTCGGCAACCATATGCTGGAAGGAAACGTACGCCGGCCGGAGCAAGGCAAGGAGTAGGGATGCCCGTGTGCTGGCGGCATGGACTAGTGGCTGGTGTTGGTGTGCACCGCGAGCCGGCCGCGTGTGGCGTGGATGACAGCATTTAGCCGGCCGGCATCCAGTCGGTTAAGGTTGCCCAACCGCGACGTCTTTTTTGGGATAATGGAAAGAGGTTGAAATTTCCACCTCTTCATTCTCACAGCTGCAAAACAGCTCAGAAACCGCGACATGTCACATGGACTTTTTTATTTTCACGTCGACTTTGACACTGATAGCTAGCGCATCTATGTGGGTGGTGGTGCGCGCGTGCTCTTGGTCAAACGGGAATGCTCGTGCTCATGAGCAATTCGACAAGAAAAACAGCTGACATCGAACAAGCATACCCATTGCGATGCGTTGATAAGTTGAACATCATGTTAGTGCTCAATTATAGGCAGGGTACAATCGACTCACTACTTCACTTTGACTATGCATCAACCAGCGGGCATGATGTGTGGGATGGCAACATTTTTCTTAATTAACGACATGAGGCGAATATTTTGCCTTTGTTTCAAAAACGCTATGCATCAACGAGGCCATTCAAATCGCAATGCCttgacttgtactccctccgtcccaaaattcttgtcttggatttgtctagtatccgtatctagacaaatctaagacaagaattttgagacggagcgAGTACTTCAATAGCTATAATTAGGAAATATGTTCACTCATAGGAAGCCTAATTAATGAGAAAAAACACCGTGCTACTTTTGGTACATGATATGACTCTTGTCGCCAGATCTGAAATAGGGTGTTGATTTTGGCCCACAATGTTGATTATAGTACTCGTTGAACATAAATTTAGCATGTATATATGATTGGGGGACAACATATATTGTACAATTTATTTACGGGCACtatactaaagaactaaacacatAGACGCATAAAGGGCCTCTTTGGTTCAGAAGATTTCTGAAGCATATGGCTACGTCAAACATAACAATCGAATGTCACGGGATGTTGAGTCATACTACTACATGAATTAAAAACACGATAGTGTGTAATAGATTGTTTGGTTGCCCAGCAGAAAAAACACACATACATTTTTCTGAAGGACTGATGTATCACATATGTCGTGTTTATCATAGAAAAACAACGGAAATTTTTCATGAGGTTGAACTAAAAAAATAGTTTGACATTATATACTAAATAGGCCTTATAATACAAGTGCAGTGTTTTGATGCTCTCTTTTTTGAAACATTCAAAAATCGCATTTTAAAGTttcgaaacttttcaaaaaagaaaaCACCTATTTGTCTTGTTTGTGTAGCTCACGTGTTAATGTAGTTCGCCGTGAAAACTTGCACACATGACGTATACATACATCCACATGATACTATGATGTTTTCCCCCAGAATTTTTTAAGCATCGAGGCATGTTTTAGAAAATATCAAAAACAAaaacgagctccatggagctcgagcATCAAAAGACATTTCTGTTGTAAGAGCACCGATGGTTCTATTTTGCTCTAAGAAACGTGATCCTACAAGAATTACTATGGAATCTTTATGAACCAAAGAGGCCATAAAAATGAAAACAGTAAATTTTTTGGTCTATTTTTTCAAGTTAATTTGGCACTTGCAAGCCAAGATCGAAACATTTTGTTCTTATCCGATATGCGAGGCCAAAACCtcatctcatctgggaaactgggCGTCCGTTTTTCGAAACCCACGTCCGAAAACGAACCGCTTCTCTCTCCTTTTCGAAAGAAAGGTACAGCGGTGGCTGGCATGGGGCGCTCCTCTTTACCCGAAAGGAGCGGACCGGGCCGGCCCCATCCACGCCCGATCGCCAGCAGGCGCGGGAGCAGAGCAGACGACAGCCGAGGAAGGAAGGAAGTCGCTGGGCGCCaatcccaacacctcctccaacgcTAGGCTCACAGCCTAGCCGGTAGCCAGCCCCACACTCCCATCGCACACCCTACTGGTGCTGGCCTCGCTGCGCGGCCGGTGGGTGACTGGTGGGCGTGCCGGATGGGCAGGGCAGGGAGACCGGCCGTACTCCCCCACCACACCTGCCATTGCCATGCCCCCACCCCTCATGCACCTCATGGCTGTGCCGTGCGTTCCCTGTTCCTCCGCTTCACAAGTCCTTTTCCTTCAAAAAATAAGGGCAACCTTGCTTGCAGGGTTGCCTTGACCAGTTGCTCCTCCAAGGTTCCAAAGGCCAGGCCATGCTTTGGTTCATCTGAAAACCACAGTTGTGGACAGTCGTTTCTGCTACCATTTGCAAAAGCATGTCGCATGGCAATAATGCTTTGGATTTTGGTTTATCCTCTGCTACCATTTGCAAAAGCATGTCTCAATCGCAAATGAGTACTACTAGTTCatcttttcacatcttgtgttctACAAAGGTCAAACTTGAAATGGAGTAGTAGGAGGGAGGAGTAGTAGATCACAAAGGCTCTCGGTTTCATTTCATTGATAGAGGGAAACACAGCTAGCAAAGGAGGCTAAAAGTGGAGTAGCCAACTAAAAAATCACAACCACACCACACTGCCGCTCACAAAAAAGAAGGCGATCTGAACCAACTACTACTAACCCATCGCCAAGATCGAACTGCTACGGCCGCAACCAACTAAAGAACCAGCTAAATTCTCGGCTACTTTGTACAGTTTGCTCGTCGGATCGGAATGAGATGTTTGCCGCCCGGCCACCGGCGGTCACCGGAGGACGTCCGACCGCAGGTGCGAGAGCTCCTTCCTGAGCTTGTGCGAGAAGAGCCTGCACGCGTCCATGCTCAGGTCCACGGCCGCCGCCAGGGCCACGAACGCCGCCGCGTCCTCCGCGCACCCGACGTGCGCCACCCCGACCTCCACCGTGGGCTTGCTGCACCGACCCTCGCCTTCCACCGAGGCTGACATGACAAAGCCGCGGTAGTTCCCCAGAGGCCACTGGCTGAAGTCGCCGCTGCCACGCGGGCTGCAGCCCGGGGTGCTCCCCCGGCTCAGCGGCTGCGCGGCGGTCAGGTCGAGCGCGAACTTGCCGCCCTTGGACGCGGCGATGGTGGAGTCCGCGATGGGGACGGCGTGGTCCACGCCGGGGACGAGGAGGTCGAAGCGGTAGCCGAGGCTGTCGGACGACCCAGCCCCGCCGCGCTCCCGCCAGCACTCGAGGCGGCCCCACGGCTCCCACGCGCCGTCGCCCGCGGGCCGGAGGATGAGCCACGCGCCCGGGTTGGAGCGGCTCACGCGGTCCGTCCCCGGCGAGGCCACGAACGGGGTCACCATGGAGGCGAGCGCGACGGGGGAGCCCGAGAGGTCGTGCACCGTGACGGACCACCCCTTGCGCTCCTTCCCGGCCGCCTCCCGCTCCGTCTGCGCGACGGACCTCCGCAGGTCGCTGTTGGTGCGGCAGCCGAACTTGCAGGTGAACATGGGCTGCTTCATGCTGCCCCGGACCTGCATCACCTGCGGGCTGCACTCCGGCTCGCCGTCGAACTCGAACATGAACCGCGGGTCGGGCTCGGCGCGGACAGTGAGGCTGAGCTCCGCGGCCGCGGACCCGCCGCCCTTGCCGCCAGCCCCGCGCCTCCCGACGGAAATCCAGCCGCTGTGCAGCACCGCGGGCTTGGCCTCGGCGCCCTTGAGATCCAGCGAGATGGTGGCCTTCCCGAGCAGCCGCCCGGAGCTGACGCCACATGTAGTCCCCTTGCGGCCGGCGTAGACGGACACCTTGAGCGTGGCGGCCCCGCGGGAGGGGGAGAAGAGCGAGGGCTTGCGGGCGAACCACTCCAAATCGGCCTTGGAGAGGTGGAAGGCCGCGGCGAGGGCGCCGGACGGGGGCTGCTCGgcggcggcgtcggagagcacgagcggggcggcggcggtctggCAGGCCATCTTGCCGAGGCGGATCTTGATGTAGCAGGGCGAGGTGGAGGGGTggacgccggcgccggcgccggcggcgggcggggccACCGGCATTCTGAGGGCGAGGTTGCCGACCAGCACCCGCACGAACGGGCACGGGTCCATGGCGCCGATCGGCCAGGCAGGGTTGGATCCGCGGCGAGCGGAGGAGGCGAGGGCGTGGGTTTGGCTCGGCTTGGAGACCCGGGAGATAAGGTGGGAAGGAGGGAGAGAGATTGGCGGGTGTATATGGGGCGGGGGGCGCGCGGCCAGGCTGGATCCCGCTGAGCCATGGCTGTAACCGTACACCACACCAGTCGACCCGGCTGGCGATCGCTCTCTGCTGGGGGCGCGGTGTCAGTGGGGGTGAGGGGCGGGGTGGTGTGTGGGGGGTGAAGGGCGTGGGCGAGCTGGAGCCTGGATGGATGGGTCCGAGAGTGGTTGTGCGGATGCCGCGCTGTGCCAGAcgcttggtttggtttggtttggtttcatTCCTTCTTTTTCTCGGCTGGGAGTGGGCCTATGCACGCAATAGCTGGGCCA
This window of the Triticum aestivum cultivar Chinese Spring chromosome 5D, IWGSC CS RefSeq v2.1, whole genome shotgun sequence genome carries:
- the LOC123122980 gene encoding uncharacterized protein, encoding MDPCPFVRVLVGNLALRMPVAPPAAGAGAGVHPSTSPCYIKIRLGKMACQTAAAPLVLSDAAAEQPPSGALAAAFHLSKADLEWFARKPSLFSPSRGAATLKVSVYAGRKGTTCGVSSGRLLGKATISLDLKGAEAKPAVLHSGWISVGRRGAGGKGGGSAAAELSLTVRAEPDPRFMFEFDGEPECSPQVMQVRGSMKQPMFTCKFGCRTNSDLRRSVAQTEREAAGKERKGWSVTVHDLSGSPVALASMVTPFVASPGTDRVSRSNPGAWLILRPAGDGAWEPWGRLECWRERGGAGSSDSLGYRFDLLVPGVDHAVPIADSTIAASKGGKFALDLTAAQPLSRGSTPGCSPRGSGDFSQWPLGNYRGFVMSASVEGEGRCSKPTVEVGVAHVGCAEDAAAFVALAAAVDLSMDACRLFSHKLRKELSHLRSDVLR